The Streptomyces cynarae genome contains a region encoding:
- a CDS encoding metallophosphoesterase codes for MTQGAGQGPEAERTATLRDFRVPAYVHEAGPYAQSTPHDQVTGPVAAPEAYPPGYSDGYTPTERDLPVVNRGDTLQANVAPTSAPAPQSAEGPGPLFVVGDVHGYLDQLVAALQEKGLIDGQGSWCAGTARLWFLGDFTDRGPDGIGVIDLVMRLSAEAAAAGGYCKALMGNHELLLLGAKRFGDTPVNSGAGTATFQAAWLLNGGQKTDMDRLQDHHLQWMARLDAVEEVDGHLLVHSDTTAYLDYGDSIEAVNDTIRETLTRNDADEVWDLFRKFTKRFSFRDEGGADAVRSLLDTYGGRRIVHGHSPIPYLLGEVGSEDGEDSTGPGVEGPHIYADGLAIAMDGGVTMAGKLLVQQLPLDI; via the coding sequence ATGACTCAGGGGGCCGGTCAGGGACCCGAGGCGGAGCGGACGGCGACGTTGCGCGACTTCCGGGTGCCCGCGTACGTCCACGAGGCCGGTCCGTACGCGCAGAGCACGCCCCACGACCAGGTCACCGGACCCGTCGCCGCCCCGGAGGCCTACCCCCCCGGCTACTCCGACGGGTACACGCCCACCGAACGGGACCTCCCGGTCGTCAACCGCGGTGACACGCTCCAGGCGAACGTCGCTCCCACGTCCGCGCCCGCCCCCCAGTCCGCGGAGGGCCCCGGACCACTGTTCGTCGTCGGGGACGTGCACGGCTATCTCGACCAGCTCGTGGCGGCGCTCCAGGAGAAGGGCCTCATCGACGGCCAGGGGAGCTGGTGCGCGGGCACGGCGCGGCTGTGGTTCCTCGGCGACTTCACCGACCGCGGGCCCGACGGCATCGGCGTCATCGACCTGGTGATGCGGCTGTCCGCGGAGGCGGCCGCAGCCGGCGGCTACTGCAAGGCGCTCATGGGCAACCACGAGCTGTTGCTGCTCGGCGCCAAGCGGTTCGGCGACACGCCGGTCAACTCCGGCGCGGGCACCGCCACCTTCCAGGCGGCCTGGCTGCTCAACGGCGGCCAGAAGACCGACATGGACCGCCTGCAGGACCACCACCTGCAGTGGATGGCCCGCCTGGACGCGGTCGAGGAGGTCGACGGACACCTGCTGGTCCACTCGGACACCACCGCCTACCTCGACTACGGCGACTCCATCGAGGCGGTCAACGACACCATCCGCGAGACGCTCACCCGCAACGACGCGGACGAGGTGTGGGACCTCTTCCGCAAGTTCACCAAGCGCTTCTCCTTCCGCGACGAGGGCGGCGCCGACGCCGTACGGTCCCTGCTGGACACCTACGGCGGCCGACGCATCGTCCACGGCCACAGCCCCATTCCCTACCTCCTCGGAGAAGTCGGCTCGGAGGACGGCGAGGACAGCACGGGTCCGGGGGTCGAGGGGCCGCACATCTACGCGGACGGACTGGCGATCGCGATGGATGGCGGCGTGACCATGGCCGGAAAGCTGCTGGTCCAGCAACTCCCGTTGGATATCTGA
- the thiC gene encoding phosphomethylpyrimidine synthase ThiC produces MTNKDVRTPASVQGEQSQEAGQSIGWHKAYIEGSRPDLRVPVRRVHLTNGQSVTLYDTSGPYTDPLAQTDVRRGLAPLRENWITARGDTEEYAGRPVRPEDDGIKHTSSPRGGLRNLDAVFPGRPRQPRRSRDGKAVTQLAYARRGEITPEMEFVALRENVSPEVVREEIAAGRAVLPANVNHPEIEPMIIGKRFLVKVNANIGNSAVTSSIEEEVEKMTWATRWGADTVMDLSTGRNIHTTREWVLRNSPVPIGTVPLYQALEKVDGKAEELTWEIYKDTVIEQAEQGVDYMTVHAGVRLPYVPLTANRKTGIVSRGGSIMAAWCLAHHKESFLYEHFEELCEILAAYDVTYSLGDGLRPGSIADANDEAQFAELRTLGELGRIARRFNVQTMIEGPGHVPMHKIKENIDLQQEICDEAPFYTLGPLTTDIAPAYDHITSGIGAAMIAWWGTAMLCYVTPKEHLGLPNRDDVKTGVITYKIAAHAADLAKGHPGAQAWDDALSDARFEFRWEDQFNLALDPDTARDFHDETLPAEPAKTAHFCSMCGPKFCSMKISQDIRREHGGSREQIEEGMAQKSREFAEAGNRVYLPIAD; encoded by the coding sequence ATGACCAACAAGGACGTACGCACGCCTGCCTCCGTTCAAGGCGAACAGTCCCAGGAGGCCGGACAGTCCATCGGCTGGCACAAGGCGTACATCGAGGGCTCACGCCCCGATCTGCGGGTGCCGGTCCGTCGGGTGCACCTCACCAACGGGCAGTCGGTCACGCTGTACGACACCTCCGGCCCGTACACCGACCCACTTGCCCAGACGGACGTCCGCAGGGGCCTGGCCCCGTTGCGGGAGAACTGGATCACCGCCCGCGGCGACACCGAGGAGTACGCGGGCCGTCCCGTCCGCCCCGAGGACGACGGCATCAAGCACACCTCGTCGCCGCGGGGTGGACTGCGCAACCTCGACGCGGTGTTCCCGGGGCGGCCGCGTCAACCGCGCCGCAGCCGCGACGGCAAGGCGGTGACGCAACTGGCGTACGCACGCCGCGGGGAGATCACACCGGAGATGGAGTTCGTCGCCCTCCGGGAGAACGTGTCCCCGGAGGTGGTGCGCGAGGAGATCGCGGCAGGCCGTGCGGTCCTCCCGGCCAACGTCAACCACCCCGAGATCGAGCCGATGATCATCGGCAAGCGGTTCCTGGTGAAGGTCAACGCCAACATCGGCAACTCCGCCGTGACCTCCTCCATCGAGGAGGAGGTCGAGAAGATGACCTGGGCGACCCGCTGGGGCGCCGACACGGTCATGGACCTCTCCACCGGCCGCAACATCCACACCACGCGCGAGTGGGTGCTGCGCAACTCCCCCGTGCCGATCGGCACGGTGCCGCTCTACCAGGCCCTCGAGAAGGTCGACGGGAAGGCCGAGGAACTGACCTGGGAGATCTACAAGGACACGGTCATCGAGCAGGCCGAACAGGGCGTGGACTACATGACGGTGCACGCGGGGGTGCGTCTGCCGTACGTACCGCTGACCGCCAACCGCAAGACCGGCATCGTCTCGCGCGGCGGCTCGATCATGGCGGCGTGGTGCCTCGCTCACCACAAGGAGTCGTTCCTCTACGAGCATTTCGAGGAACTCTGCGAAATCCTCGCGGCCTACGACGTCACGTACTCGCTGGGCGACGGCCTCAGGCCCGGCTCCATCGCGGACGCCAACGACGAGGCACAGTTCGCGGAACTGCGCACACTCGGGGAACTCGGCCGAATCGCCAGGCGCTTCAACGTACAGACCATGATCGAGGGCCCGGGACACGTCCCGATGCACAAGATCAAGGAGAACATCGACCTTCAGCAGGAGATCTGCGATGAAGCTCCGTTCTATACGCTCGGGCCGCTGACGACGGACATCGCGCCGGCGTACGACCACATCACCTCCGGCATCGGCGCCGCGATGATCGCCTGGTGGGGCACGGCCATGCTCTGCTACGTCACACCCAAGGAGCACCTCGGCCTGCCCAACCGGGACGACGTCAAGACCGGCGTCATCACCTACAAGATCGCCGCACATGCGGCCGACCTCGCCAAGGGGCACCCGGGTGCGCAGGCGTGGGACGACGCGCTGTCCGACGCGCGCTTCGAGTTCCGCTGGGAGGACCAGTTCAACCTGGCCCTCGACCCGGACACGGCCCGCGACTTCCACGACGAGACCCTCCCGGCGGAGCCGGCCAAGACCGCCCACTTCTGCTCGATGTGCGGGCCGAAGTTCTGCTCGATGAAGATCTCCCAGGACATCCGCCGCGAACACGGCGGCAGCCGGGAGCAGATCGAGGAGGGCATGGCACAGAAGTCGAGGGAGTTCGCCGAGGCGGGAAACCGGGTGTACCTGCCGATCGCCGACTGA
- a CDS encoding YibE/F family protein, producing the protein MTTTQHPPPYPPPDPSHGHGPRDAHGHGPGGGRGQGPSGHGHSHSHSHSHGPAAPVSRHLRRVIAAILIPFTAAVVVGLVALWPGGVPSHKRTGVGFDRQTQQATVTRVVEVDCKSVNASGDSPTGDTSTAEGSSAQQQSTGTCKKATVRVDTGKDQGRTFTEIVQPDQSRQLHQGEKVVVAYEPSAPRDLQYSVADVNRKVPMALLAGIFAIAVVVVGRMRGVMALVALAVSFLVLSLFILPAILQGSNPLLVAVVGSSAIMLIALYMCHGLSARTSVAVLGTLVSLSLIGVLGSLFIGWAALTGNTDDNTGLIHGLYPGIDMSGLLLAGVIIGSLGVLDDVTVTQTSAVWELHEANPSMGWRDLYRAGIRIGRDHIASVVNTLVLAYAGAALPLLLLFSIAQSSVVTVADSELVAEEIVRTLVGSIGLVASVPVTTALAALVVSADRSGRSDRFAAPAAVPARGGRGRRRRH; encoded by the coding sequence GTGACCACGACACAGCATCCGCCCCCGTACCCACCGCCCGACCCGTCTCATGGCCACGGCCCGCGCGACGCGCATGGCCATGGGCCGGGCGGTGGGCGCGGGCAGGGGCCGAGCGGGCACGGTCACTCGCACAGCCACAGCCACAGCCATGGCCCGGCGGCCCCCGTGTCGCGCCACCTGCGCAGAGTCATCGCCGCGATCCTCATTCCCTTCACGGCAGCCGTGGTGGTCGGTCTCGTCGCGCTGTGGCCCGGCGGAGTGCCGTCACACAAGCGCACCGGTGTGGGATTCGACCGGCAGACCCAGCAGGCCACGGTCACCAGAGTGGTGGAGGTGGACTGCAAGTCCGTGAACGCCTCGGGCGACTCCCCGACCGGCGACACCTCCACAGCCGAGGGCTCCTCAGCCCAGCAGCAGTCGACCGGCACCTGCAAGAAGGCGACGGTGCGCGTCGACACGGGCAAGGACCAGGGCCGGACCTTCACGGAGATCGTCCAGCCGGACCAGTCACGACAGTTGCATCAGGGCGAGAAGGTCGTGGTCGCGTACGAGCCGTCCGCCCCCAGGGACCTGCAGTACTCGGTGGCGGATGTGAACCGCAAGGTTCCCATGGCACTGCTGGCCGGCATCTTCGCCATCGCCGTGGTGGTCGTGGGCCGGATGCGCGGGGTGATGGCGCTCGTCGCACTGGCCGTCAGCTTCCTGGTACTGAGCCTGTTCATCCTGCCGGCGATCCTCCAGGGCTCGAACCCGCTGCTCGTGGCCGTGGTCGGGTCCAGCGCCATCATGCTGATCGCCCTCTACATGTGCCACGGACTCTCGGCACGCACCTCGGTGGCGGTGCTCGGCACGCTCGTCTCCCTGTCCCTGATCGGTGTGCTGGGCTCCCTGTTCATCGGCTGGGCCGCGCTGACCGGCAACACCGACGACAACACCGGCCTGATCCACGGCCTGTACCCGGGTATCGACATGAGCGGCCTGCTGCTGGCAGGCGTCATCATCGGCTCGCTCGGCGTCCTCGACGATGTGACGGTGACGCAGACATCGGCGGTCTGGGAGCTCCACGAAGCGAACCCGTCGATGGGCTGGCGTGATCTGTACCGTGCGGGCATCCGCATCGGCCGCGACCACATCGCATCGGTCGTCAACACACTCGTCCTGGCGTACGCGGGTGCCGCTCTGCCGCTGTTGCTGCTGTTCTCGATCGCGCAAAGCAGCGTGGTCACCGTTGCCGACAGCGAGCTGGTCGCGGAGGAGATCGTGCGCACGCTCGTCGGTTCGATCGGCCTGGTCGCCTCCGTGCCGGTGACCACGGCACTGGCCGCCCTGGTGGTCTCGGCCGACCGCTCCGGCCGCTCCGACCGGTTCGCCGCTCCGGCCGCCGTACCGGCCCGCGGTGGGCGCGGGCGGCGCCGCAGGCACTGA
- a CDS encoding SsgA family sporulation/cell division regulator translates to MRESVQAEVMMSFLVSEELSFRIPVELCYETCDPYAVRLTFHLPGDAPVTWAFGRELLVDGVGRPCGDGDVHIAPAEPDTFGDVLIRLQVGADRALFRSGAVPLVAFLDRTDKLVPLGQEGSLADFDAHLDEALDRILAEEQSAG, encoded by the coding sequence ATGCGCGAGTCGGTACAGGCAGAGGTGATGATGAGCTTTCTCGTCTCGGAGGAGCTCTCGTTCCGCATTCCGGTGGAGCTGTGTTACGAGACCTGTGATCCCTATGCCGTGCGGCTGACCTTCCACCTGCCCGGGGACGCGCCCGTGACCTGGGCGTTCGGTCGCGAGCTGCTGGTCGACGGAGTGGGCCGGCCGTGCGGCGACGGAGATGTGCACATCGCGCCCGCCGAGCCGGACACCTTCGGCGATGTGCTGATCCGGCTCCAGGTGGGTGCGGACCGGGCGTTGTTCCGGTCCGGGGCGGTCCCGCTGGTCGCGTTCCTGGACCGGACGGACAAGCTGGTGCCACTCGGTCAGGAGGGTTCCCTCGCCGACTTCGACGCACATCTCGACGAGGCGCTGGACCGGATTCTGGCCGAAGAGCAGAGCGCGGGCTGA
- a CDS encoding IclR family transcriptional regulator has protein sequence MATVGTASADSTAPPAQRRTSPAEAHPRLPPAQPTSTTLIGSVQRAMRLLEAVAGRPYGATAKQLAREVGLALPTAYHLLRTLTHEGYLRREKGLFFLGEAAELLSARAAQQKRRSMVDDALAQWRDSIGVPVYYAVYREGEIDVLGVADIPGNPAVEEWADFRETGHAHAIGQCLLSQLDDEARRDHLDRYPVRAITPYTVHDERVFLRRLERLQRTEPVIERQEYALGTVCAAIPLTVGSTAATMAISLPSCEADRLLPVARRLQDEIGRMLGTLALSISI, from the coding sequence TTGGCCACGGTTGGTACCGCATCCGCAGACTCAACCGCTCCGCCCGCACAGCGACGGACCTCACCCGCGGAAGCACACCCCCGACTCCCTCCCGCACAACCGACCTCCACCACCCTCATCGGATCCGTACAGCGCGCGATGCGCCTGCTGGAGGCCGTCGCCGGACGTCCGTACGGGGCCACTGCCAAACAACTGGCCCGCGAGGTCGGCCTGGCGCTCCCCACGGCCTACCACCTGCTGCGCACCCTGACTCACGAGGGCTATCTGCGCCGCGAGAAGGGCCTGTTCTTCCTCGGTGAGGCGGCCGAGCTGCTGAGCGCCCGCGCAGCCCAGCAGAAACGTCGCAGCATGGTGGACGACGCGCTCGCACAATGGCGTGATTCCATCGGTGTCCCCGTCTACTACGCGGTCTATCGCGAGGGCGAGATCGACGTCCTGGGCGTCGCCGACATCCCCGGCAACCCGGCGGTGGAGGAGTGGGCCGACTTCCGGGAGACCGGGCACGCCCATGCGATCGGTCAGTGCCTGCTGTCCCAGCTCGACGATGAGGCCCGCCGAGACCACCTCGACCGCTACCCCGTTCGGGCGATCACGCCGTACACCGTCCATGACGAGCGCGTGTTCCTCCGGCGACTGGAGCGCCTGCAACGCACGGAACCCGTGATCGAGCGTCAGGAGTACGCGCTCGGGACGGTCTGTGCCGCGATTCCCCTGACCGTGGGGTCGACGGCCGCGACGATGGCGATCTCCCTGCCGTCCTGTGAGGCCGATCGGCTATTGCCGGTGGCGCGCCGACTCCAGGATGAGATCGGACGGATGCTCGGGACACTCGCGCTCTCTATCAGCATCTGA
- a CDS encoding DUF5326 family protein, translating into MREIFAGLPWWVKWIAVPVIALVVFGGVIASVIGFVIGLLFKVLLFVALVGGLIYVVRKFMSSSASRGDW; encoded by the coding sequence ATGCGAGAGATCTTCGCGGGTTTGCCGTGGTGGGTGAAGTGGATCGCGGTGCCGGTCATCGCCCTGGTCGTCTTCGGCGGCGTGATCGCGTCCGTCATCGGCTTCGTGATCGGGCTGCTCTTCAAGGTGCTGCTCTTCGTCGCGCTGGTCGGCGGACTCATCTACGTCGTACGGAAGTTCATGTCGAGCTCCGCATCCCGCGGAGACTGGTGA
- a CDS encoding cupin domain-containing protein, with product MKAFRLDELEAERAANEGAYLQFLRERNMSVGLYALDAGDLDPQKPHRQDEVYFVVSGRASITVGMETTQVGRGSVVYVPAGVPHKFHHITEDLRVLVVFSPPES from the coding sequence ATGAAGGCATTCCGGCTGGACGAACTGGAGGCGGAGCGCGCCGCCAACGAGGGTGCGTACCTGCAGTTCCTGCGGGAGCGGAACATGTCGGTCGGCCTGTACGCGCTCGACGCGGGCGACCTGGACCCGCAGAAGCCGCACCGGCAGGACGAGGTGTACTTCGTCGTCAGCGGACGCGCCTCGATCACCGTCGGCATGGAGACGACCCAGGTCGGGCGTGGCAGCGTCGTCTATGTGCCCGCCGGAGTCCCCCACAAGTTCCACCACATCACCGAGGACCTGAGGGTGCTGGTGGTGTTCTCTCCGCCCGAGAGCTGA
- a CDS encoding phage holin family protein has translation MKNFVVKTIANAGALAVAVWLLDKITLTGSSTGRKIGTLIVVALLFGLVNFLVKPIVKVLTFPLFILTLGLITLVVNALMLLLTSWLAGKLDLSFHVEGFWTAVLGGLIISIVSWALHVVLPDDKD, from the coding sequence ATGAAGAATTTCGTAGTCAAGACGATCGCCAACGCGGGGGCCCTCGCCGTCGCCGTCTGGCTCCTGGACAAGATCACCCTCACGGGTTCGAGCACCGGCCGGAAGATAGGCACGCTCATCGTCGTAGCACTGCTGTTCGGCCTGGTGAACTTCCTGGTCAAGCCGATCGTGAAGGTGCTGACCTTCCCGCTGTTCATCCTGACGCTCGGGCTGATCACCCTGGTCGTCAACGCGCTGATGCTGCTGCTGACCTCATGGCTGGCGGGCAAGCTGGACCTGAGCTTCCATGTCGAGGGCTTCTGGACCGCCGTCCTGGGCGGCCTGATCATCTCGATCGTCTCCTGGGCCCTGCACGTCGTGCTGCCCGACGACAAGGACTGA
- a CDS encoding low molecular weight protein-tyrosine-phosphatase produces the protein MTYRVCFVCTGNICRSPMAESLFRARIEEAGLDDRVEVDSAGTGGWHEGDGADPRTVAVLEENGYGSDHVARQFQSSWFSRLDLVIALDSGHLKALRRLAPTPEDAAKVRLLRSYDPAADGDLDVPDPYYGGMDGFEECLEMVEAASLGLLAAVREKVEGRAA, from the coding sequence ATGACCTACCGCGTCTGTTTCGTCTGCACCGGCAACATCTGCCGTTCCCCGATGGCCGAGTCCCTCTTCCGCGCCCGCATCGAGGAGGCCGGTCTCGACGACCGGGTCGAGGTCGACAGCGCCGGCACGGGCGGCTGGCACGAGGGAGACGGCGCCGATCCGCGCACCGTGGCCGTCCTGGAGGAGAACGGCTACGGCAGCGATCATGTCGCACGGCAGTTCCAGTCCTCCTGGTTCTCCCGCCTGGATCTGGTGATCGCCCTGGACTCCGGGCACCTGAAGGCCCTGCGCCGCCTCGCACCCACCCCCGAGGACGCGGCGAAGGTGCGGCTCCTGCGCTCCTACGACCCGGCCGCCGACGGCGACCTCGACGTACCGGACCCGTACTACGGGGGGATGGACGGCTTCGAGGAGTGCCTTGAGATGGTGGAGGCGGCGAGCCTCGGCCTGCTCGCCGCGGTACGCGAGAAAGTGGAGGGACGGGCAGCATGA
- a CDS encoding cystathionine gamma-lyase, producing the protein MSSGDASTAGAGYGDGTRAVRAGLPEPVKHEPTLPGPVFAAHYHLPGEPTGPYAYGRDENPTWSRLERAISELEAPGEDGVETLTFASGMAAISAVLFSQLRAGDTVVLPADGYQALPLVREQLTAYGIEVRTAPTAGDAQLGVLDGARLLWIETPSNPGLDVCDVRRLVEAAHAQGTLVAVDNTLATPLGQRPLELGADFSVASGTKMLTGHGDLLLGYVASRNAGLMTSVRRWRKIVGAIPGPMEAWLAHRSLATLHLRADRQTANALAVAEALRGRPEVTGLRYPGLPDDPSHKVAAQQMRRFGCVVSFVLPTRARAERFLDALRLVDDATSFGGVRSTAERRGRWGGDAVPEGFIRLSVGAEDPEDLVTDVLRALEESAH; encoded by the coding sequence ATGAGTTCAGGGGATGCCAGCACGGCCGGCGCGGGATACGGCGACGGCACGCGCGCGGTCCGCGCGGGGCTGCCCGAGCCGGTCAAGCACGAGCCGACCCTGCCGGGTCCCGTCTTCGCCGCGCACTACCACCTGCCCGGCGAGCCGACCGGTCCGTACGCCTACGGGCGGGACGAGAACCCCACCTGGAGCCGTCTGGAGCGCGCCATCAGCGAGCTGGAGGCGCCCGGTGAGGACGGCGTGGAGACACTCACCTTCGCCTCCGGCATGGCCGCGATCTCCGCCGTCCTGTTCTCCCAGCTGCGCGCGGGCGACACCGTGGTGCTGCCCGCGGACGGCTACCAGGCGCTGCCGCTGGTGCGCGAGCAGCTCACGGCGTACGGCATCGAGGTGCGTACCGCGCCGACCGCCGGCGACGCCCAGCTCGGCGTCCTCGACGGCGCGAGGCTGCTGTGGATCGAGACCCCCTCCAACCCGGGACTGGACGTCTGCGACGTGCGACGGCTCGTCGAGGCGGCCCATGCGCAGGGCACCCTCGTCGCCGTGGACAACACCCTGGCGACCCCGCTCGGCCAGCGGCCCCTGGAGTTGGGCGCCGACTTCTCCGTGGCCAGCGGCACGAAGATGCTCACCGGGCACGGCGACCTGCTGCTCGGATACGTGGCGTCCCGGAACGCCGGGCTGATGACCTCCGTACGGCGCTGGCGCAAGATCGTCGGCGCCATTCCGGGTCCCATGGAGGCCTGGCTGGCGCACCGGTCGCTGGCCACGCTCCACCTGCGCGCCGACCGGCAGACTGCCAACGCGCTCGCCGTCGCCGAGGCGCTGCGCGGCCGGCCCGAGGTGACCGGGCTGCGGTATCCCGGTCTGCCCGACGACCCGTCCCACAAGGTCGCCGCGCAGCAGATGCGGCGCTTCGGGTGTGTGGTGTCGTTCGTGTTGCCCACGCGCGCGCGTGCCGAGCGTTTTCTTGACGCGCTGCGCCTAGTCGACGACGCGACGAGCTTCGGAGGGGTGCGGTCCACCGCCGAGCGGCGTGGGCGCTGGGGCGGTGACGCGGTGCCGGAAGGCTTCATCCGGCTGTCGGTCGGCGCCGAGGATCCCGAGGACCTGGTGACCGATGTGCTCCGTGCGCTGGAGGAGTCGGCGCACTGA
- a CDS encoding LysR family transcriptional regulator, whose translation MDLALLRTFVTVHRAGSFTRAAALLGLSQPAVTSQIRTLERQLGRPLFLRRARGVTPTTIGDELAHKAAPHLDALVEIAETGLDEQVSLRTLHLAGPPEFTAERALPALAELTGDDGQGLALRVSFGTVDETLEGLAAGHHDLAITTARPRGALLTATPLCDEEHVLVAAPRWASRIGPGRLRRKGAYALENLPVVEVHESLPFVSRYWASVFDSRPAAAGTVIVPDLRAVLGCAATGAGLAVLPRYLCASALERGDVVALHEPAVPPLRTYFLVVRTGTLAMPPIARAHDRLLRAAADWG comes from the coding sequence ATGGATCTGGCCCTGCTGCGCACCTTCGTGACCGTGCACCGGGCAGGCTCGTTCACCCGCGCCGCGGCGCTGCTCGGCCTCTCCCAGCCGGCGGTCACCTCCCAGATCCGCACGCTGGAACGGCAGCTGGGCCGCCCCCTTTTCCTGCGGCGGGCTCGCGGGGTGACGCCAACGACCATCGGTGACGAACTCGCGCACAAGGCCGCGCCCCATCTCGACGCCCTGGTGGAGATCGCCGAGACCGGGCTCGACGAGCAGGTGTCGCTGCGCACCCTGCATCTCGCCGGGCCGCCGGAATTCACCGCCGAGCGCGCCCTGCCCGCGCTGGCGGAACTGACCGGCGACGACGGTCAGGGGCTGGCCCTGCGCGTCTCCTTCGGGACCGTGGACGAGACGCTGGAAGGGCTTGCCGCCGGGCACCACGATCTGGCCATCACCACGGCCAGACCGCGTGGTGCGCTGCTCACGGCGACTCCGCTGTGCGACGAGGAACATGTCCTGGTCGCCGCCCCGCGCTGGGCGTCCCGCATCGGACCCGGCAGGCTGCGCCGCAAGGGCGCCTACGCCCTGGAGAACCTTCCGGTGGTCGAGGTGCACGAGTCGCTGCCGTTCGTCTCCCGGTACTGGGCCTCCGTCTTCGACTCCCGTCCGGCCGCCGCCGGCACGGTCATCGTCCCCGATCTGCGCGCCGTACTCGGCTGCGCCGCCACCGGTGCCGGCCTCGCCGTGCTGCCGCGCTATCTGTGCGCCTCCGCACTGGAGCGGGGTGACGTGGTGGCCCTGCACGAACCCGCGGTTCCCCCGTTGCGGACCTACTTCCTCGTGGTCCGGACGGGGACGCTTGCCATGCCGCCCATAGCCCGGGCCCATGATCGGTTGCTGCGGGCTGCGGCCGACTGGGGCTGA
- a CDS encoding NUDIX domain-containing protein: MTVRPVVKRTARAILLDGDDLILIKRTKPGVDPYWVTPGGGVEPSDTTVIDALHREVDEELGAKITDVVPCFVDTVEHIGEGGGPTGVKVQHFFVCRLESMDERLRHGPEVEEPAGEYEVVRVPFTRVGIASVHLVPLSLRHYLDGNIEGVRAMHAPDLG; this comes from the coding sequence ATGACCGTTCGCCCCGTGGTCAAGCGCACCGCCCGCGCCATCCTGCTGGATGGTGACGATCTCATTCTGATCAAGCGGACCAAGCCCGGCGTGGATCCCTACTGGGTCACTCCGGGTGGCGGGGTCGAGCCGTCCGACACGACTGTCATCGATGCGCTGCACAGGGAAGTCGACGAGGAACTCGGTGCCAAGATCACCGATGTCGTGCCCTGCTTCGTGGACACGGTGGAGCACATCGGTGAAGGCGGCGGCCCGACCGGCGTGAAGGTTCAGCACTTCTTCGTCTGCCGTCTGGAGTCGATGGACGAGCGCCTTCGGCACGGTCCCGAGGTCGAGGAGCCGGCCGGGGAGTACGAAGTCGTGCGGGTGCCGTTCACCCGCGTAGGCATCGCCTCGGTCCATCTCGTCCCGCTGTCGCTGCGGCATTACCTGGACGGGAACATCGAGGGCGTACGAGCCATGCACGCGCCGGACCTGGGCTGA